The following DNA comes from candidate division WOR-3 bacterium.
AAAAGTTATTACCTGCAAGTTTCCTCCTAGACAAAATAAGGCGCAAGTCCCAATATAGCGTGTATTACCGCGAGAATCATAGAGAAAGCCGCCATCCGTGGGTGCGCCTTGTATGGTATTTTCTTAAAAACTTTTTTCCTCAAAAAAGGCAGAGTTGACGTTATGAAAAAACTGAGTAAAACGGCTATTCCGAGCCACATGACGAGGGGTTTTCCAAGTATTGGAAAATAGGTTATTTTTAGCAATATCATTCCCTGAGCTCGCCTAAATAGTATTTTTTTAACATTTCCCTCGCCCTTTCCGAATGCGGCGTCCCCGACCCCATGGGTCTTGTATCGAAAAGTTCGGTCGCGTCTTTTCCGCATCCTTCGAGAATCGCGCTTCCTCCCGGGTGGGCGGCTACGAATTCCGTGACGTCATAGACCTTTCCGTCTATCACCATCCAGCAGTCTCCTTCCGAGCTGTGAGATTGAACTTCTTCAACCGTGAAGTATTTAATTTCAACAGTCGTGTCCGGTTTCAAAGACTCCGCCTGATTCTCCCCCGTGTTCATGTCTTTTTT
Coding sequences within:
- a CDS encoding cytochrome b5 domain-containing protein, which gives rise to MKNLIIFFMLFTAVLAISMGCSKKDMNTGENQAESLKPDTTVEIKYFTVEEVQSHSSEGDCWMVIDGKVYDVTEFVAAHPGGSAILEGCGKDATELFDTRPMGSGTPHSERAREMLKKYYLGELRE